Genomic window (Gammaproteobacteria bacterium):
TCTTCGCCGGGCCCGCCGGCGGCGACGCGCATCGCCTGGTCATCGTGCTCGGCATCGCCGCCGGCGCCACCGAACTGCCCGGCCGCGAGTGGCCGGTCAGTGTCACCGTCATCGACGAGGCCGGCAGCGGCATCTACCACAGTGCGCCCGGCCGCTGCTTCACGCAGGTCACGGAACTCACGCCGCTCGACACCCGGCGTCGCGCGTTCCGGGTCACCGGCGAGCTGTTCTGCGCCGGCGCCATCGGCGCGGTGTCCGGCGAGCGCGCGGTGACGCTGGGCGATGCGCGCTACGCAGGCCGCCTGGAGATGGAGGCGCCATGAGGAGGCTGCGCGCCTCGCTCGCCGCGGCATCGCTGGCGTTGATGACGTGGAGCGCAGTCGCCGCCGCCGGCGACACCGACCGCCTGCTGGCGGGCTTCGCACGCGCCAGCGCCATGATCGAGACATCCCGCGCCTGCGAGTTCCTCGACATCTGGATCGCCGTGACCCCGGAACAGCGCGCGCAGGGCCTGATGTTCGTCCACGAGCTCGGCGAACACCAGGGCATGCTGTTCCCGGGACGCGAGCCCGCCGTGCTGCGCATGTGGATGAAGAACACCTACATCCCGCTGGACATGCTGTTCCTCGGTGCCGACGGCCATATCGCCGGCATCACCGCCCGCACGACACCGCTCTCGGAGACGACCATCACCTCGCCCGGCCCCGTGAGCGCCGTCCTCGAACTCAACGGCGGCTTCACCGACCGCCACCGCGTCCACCCCGGCCACCGCTTCTCCCTCATCGAATGATGGTGCCAGGTCGGGGGATTCGGGCTTATTGGTCGTGACGCGGGCTCCGGCGAGCCAGGGCCTTGCGGAGGCTCGACTCGTGCCGCCCAAGGAA
Coding sequences:
- a CDS encoding DUF192 domain-containing protein → MIETSRACEFLDIWIAVTPEQRAQGLMFVHELGEHQGMLFPGREPAVLRMWMKNTYIPLDMLFLGADGHIAGITARTTPLSETTITSPGPVSAVLELNGGFTDRHRVHPGHRFSLIE